The sequence aatgctaGAACCCGATCTGCTGCTAACGCAGGAGGGCAGAGCTGGTGATAGAGGGATGTGAGTGCCCTTTGCTGCAGGCTTCCAGCCAAGGGAGGTGGATGTTCTCTGTAGTAGCCAGGCTGGTATAGCTCACGGCTTCTTAAGAGAAATGGTTACGAGCAATGCTTTCCAATAAAGTAACAGGAACATGCAGGTCAAGCCTGGCACGGACCTTCAAACCCATCCTCACCTGAAATTAAGCTCTTATTTTCAGACCGATGGGAAGAAGAGTTACTATAAGAAGGTATGCATCGACTCGGAAACTCTGGAAGTGGGGGACTGTGTTTCTGTTATTCCAGATGATTCTTCAAAGCCACTGTATTTAGCAAGGTTTGTATCCTTCCCTCTACTTGGCTTCAGCCCACACTTTCTTTTGAGTAAGTAGGAGGTGCTGATTTTGCAGGGATAGCAGCAGCTCTTtgccctcaaaaaacaaaaaatacatgtaccccTAAGGAGGCTTGGTCCAGATCTGCTGGTTAAGCTAGAACTTTCTGCCTGCCCCCTCTTCTGGCTCCAGGGTCACGGCGCTGTGGGAGGACAGCAGCAACGGGCAGATGTTTCATGCCCACTGGTTCTGTGCTGGGACGGACACGGTCCTTGGGGCCACGTCAGACCCCCTGGAGCTGTTTCTGGTAGACGAGTGTGAGGATATGCAGCTTTCGTACATTCATAGCAAAGTGCAGGTCGTCTATAAAGGCCCATCGGAAAACTGGGCCTTGGAGGTGAGTGCCCGGCCCCTTGTGTGCCCCTCCTCTCTGCGTGGGGTCATCATGGCTGATGGCGGCCTTGTTCCTAGGGAGGCGTGGACCCCGAGGCCCTGATGTCGCAGGATGACGGGAAGACCTATTTCTACCAGCTGTGGTATGACCAAGACTACGCAAGATTTGAGTCCCCTCCAAAAACTCAGCCGACAGAGGACAACAAGTACAAGTGAGTGCGGGGACTGGGCTCCTTGGGCCTCTCTCTCGGAGCTCAAGGACGCCATGCGTCTGCATGAACCCCTCTGGCTTTCCCTGCACTTCTCTCTGCTGGGTTTGCTTTCCCCATGTCCTCTGACCGTCTTCTTTGCCAGCCAAAGACCAGTCTGACTTGGTTGCAGTGGCTGTAAGGACACTGGTAGGGAGTTACCCTCATGAGAAGCTGTCCCATCCAGGGACAGGATGTGTCTTTCTGCGTTCCTCAGGGTCTATACCGCAGATCTTGTGTCTTCTCAGAAGTGAAGTTTTTGACTCCATTTTATTCTAACTGGTATGCAAATGCTTTTAGGGAGGCTTGCTTCCTAAAAAATGTTTAGTGCCCCCTGTCTTCCTTTCTAAGCTTGGTACCTCACTTGTTTTGTGGTGGATAGCACCTCTAGAGCGAACAGCACGTGACAGTAAGGCTGGCAGGGCCGAGGCTAGGAGGCCTCGCTGAGATGCCTCGGTGTTTCTCCAGTCAGCCTGAGGCTGCTTTTTGGCTTGATCTGTTTTTAAGGCAGTCTCTAACTCTCCTTTTTAAGGGTTTATTAATCAGAaataatgttgaattttatcaaatactttctCAGCCTTTAAAGATAATAGTGTGAGCCTCCTCTGGTGTTTTGAGTTCCTAACTTTACCACTGTCTGCATTATTGCTCTTGGTGGATTCTTGACCGTATTTGAAATTGTTAATGTCTTAggggttttttgttggtttttttaaggCCGCACTGTGCGGCATgtaggaatcttagttccctgaccagggatcagacctgcacgcctgcagtggaagtgcagagtcttaaccactgggccaccaggaaagtccctatctTAGGGTTTTTATATGGACTACTCAAAAGTGCAAttggcttttcattttccttttgtgtgtatcTCTGGGCTTTGGTCCCAAATAAGTGCTCTCAAAGTGTGAACATAAAAAGTACCGGAAAGCCAGTTCCTTCTAACATCTGTAAGTACTTCTTCCTGGTCACCAGAATCACTGGATTAAGCCAGCGGCAGCTGCTTGTAGTCAGTACCAGCCACTTAAGGGCCTTTGGTTTCTGTCCTTCACTCCTTCAGGTTCTGCGCAAGCTGTGCACGTCTGGCTGAAATGAGGCAGAAGGAAATTCCCAGGGTCATGGAGCAGCTCGAGGACCTGGATGGCCGGGTCCTCTACAGCTTAGCCACCAAGAACGGCATCCAGTATCGAGTGGGCGACGGCGTGTACCTCCCCCCCGAGGCCTTCACCTTCAAGTGAGTGCCCCTTGCTGCAGTCGGGGCCAGGAGCTCTGAGCCAGTACAGAGCTGGCTCTACAATGttccccaccccacagcccagTACCAGCTGCTGCTGAGCTGTCACACTGGCATCTGTGGTGAGCAGACAGTATCCAGCTGTCCAGTGTAGAGCGACTGATGCTGTGGCAGTGAAGCTGtctgtgaaagaagtcagacagagagccTGGCGGCTGAGGGAGAGCACTAGGGTCAGTGGTGGGTTCCTGCCCAGCTGGTCATGGCAGAGACCCCCCTCCCAGTTTCCATCTATCAGATGGGGAGAGAAGTATCTCGCCTGCCAGGCCTCTAAAGAATAAGTGACTTAAAAGAAAAGTGCTTATTAGCACAGCGCGTGGCTTAGAATAAAGGCTGACGGTGACTTACCTCTTGGTAAATGGGAATTGCATCAAAAGACTTTTACATCAGAGAATTGAGGCTCTTCAGGGAAAAATCAAAGCCACAGATATTTTCCATACTTAATCCATTCCTTGTTCGTTTTAAGAACTAGTGTGTGGTTAGATTTACAACCAACATTTTCCAAGCTTAGTTCAGTTTCCCAACTTGTGATTCCATTTTCCTCAAGTCCTAATCGGAACCCAGTCCCCAGCCTCCATTCAGTTGCTGTAAATTACAAAACAACGGTCTTTCCAGCCCCGCACAGTGAGTGTGCATCACCCCCTTTAGCACCAGTTCTTGGCCTCGAAGGGGAGGCCTCCCTGTAATGCTGTTTACCAGGTGCTCTTGGCACAGCCGAAGTGAGAGCATAGGTGTTCAGAGGTGCCTTTGGAGCCTGTCAGACTTTAAGGGAGCCTGGTGGGAAAGCACAGCAGCTGCCTTCCTGAACTGCAATCTTCAAAGTATGCAGCCCTGTGGTCTTGGCAGCTAAATCAGATGGCCTGAGTTAGCCAGTACGTGGTCAGGCCAAATTTGGCTTACCTGCACTGTGAGTCTTCTCCCCAGGCCTCTGCCACATTGCCTCTGCATCAGTACCTCGGTCAGTGTAGGTTATGCCACGGTAACAACTCCAGAGTCACAGGAGTTTACTTTTTGCCTGTACTGTGTGTCCATAGTATTCAGAGGACTGGAACTGTTGTGTCACTCAGGAACCTGGGCTGACAGAGCATTTGCCTTCTCAGAAGTTGCCCATCGGAGGCAAGGGGAAGAGCATGGGAGGCTCTCCTGGCAGTTCAGTGCTCCTGCTCCAAGTGCTTGTGCATCACGGCTGCTCCTACTCAGGGAGCTGAGTGAATCACGGGCCAGGAAGCACAGTCCTGCCCTGAGGCTGGGCTCGGGGGATATCTGAACAGCCTTAGCAGATGGAGAATACCCAATTTAAAGTGTGGATGAGACCTAATCTCTAAATCTGTTCTAAGGGCACTTAGCTATATTAGTTTAAGGTGTTTGAATTTAAATGGTTATTGCCACTGGTCAGTCATGCTGAACTGCTTTTTAAGGCCTCCCGTGCAGTCACTTATAACGTTTGCTTCTCTGCAGCATTAAGCTGTCCAGTCCTGTGAAACGCCCACGGAAGGAGCCTGTGGACGAAGCTCTGTATCCAGAACACTATCGGAAATACTCAGACTACATCAAGGGCAGCAACCTGGATGCCCCTGAGCCGTACCGCATTGGCCGCATAAAAGAGATCTTCTGCATCAAGAAGAGCAACGGCAGGCCCAACGAGACCGACATCAAGATCAGAGTCAACAAGTTCTACAGGTCGGCGAAGGCTCTGTCCTTCAGGAGGCTCTGCCTGAGATGGGGTGGTAACAGCACACACAGTGGTGGTCCAAGAGCTGGGTGGAGGTAGCTGTTCTTCCAGGTGTTTCCGATTACCTGGTGGGTACTGAGGAGGACCACAGCTATATATCATAGCCCTCTATTTCTACCTTAACCCCGCAGAGCTGGGTCCAAAAGAAATCCTCGAGCAGAAGTCCAGAGTGTGACAGAGGCAGGTGTGGGATGCCCTGGGCTCTGCCCGAAGCACCCTCAGAACCCTGAGTTCTGTCTGCAACTGTCCGCGTTCCGCCCCCTCGCTACTCCCATCCTCCTGTTCTTCTCAGGCCCTTTTCCTGGGGGTTTGTCTGTCCAAGTTCTTGTCCTCACTCAGTCTTTCTCTAGGATTGTAATAGTGGTTAGGAGTTAACCTGAAACTAGCCCATACAGATAAGTCTAAAGTTGCTCCACTTCTTAGCTAATGTACATGCAAGATTTTTTGAAGTCTTTGTAATAATTGAATAATGAGAAAGAACAAGGAATCTGGCCGGTATAGGCAAATGAAGGCAGCTCTGGACGTGCTTCTTAACAGGAGACCAGCGGCTGGTCTTAACCCAGCGCCAGTCTTTTTGGACTATGTTGGGGGCATGAAGAGCAAGCACACCGTTAGTTGAGTTCATGGCAAGGAATCTCACTTAGAATTTGTGGTGTTTAGTGCCAACTAAGGGGGATAGTCATCAAGGTGACTTAATTGGGGTGGGGCCTGGTCTTCACCCACTGATCCTCTGAGCGCCCAGGAAGATGCCATTTAACTCCCCATAGCTTGCAGCGAAGGAACTAACATAGACTCTGGCACTTGCAGGCCGGAGAACACGCACAAGTCCACCCCCGCGAGTTACCATGCAGACATCAACCTGCTCTACTGGAGCGACGAGGAGGCTGTGGTGGACTTCAAGGCCGTGCAGGGCCGCTGCACCGTGGAGTACGGGGAGGACCTGCCCGAGTGCCTCCAGGACTTCTCCGCTGGTGGCCCCGACCGCTTCTACTTCCTTGAGGTAGGGCCCTGGGCtcactgtgggggggggggggggccttcgGGTCAGACACAGCCCCGGAGAAAGCAGTTTAATTATCCAGAGTACAAATCTGTGATATTTGAGTTGTTCTGGAATTTAGCACTttcagcttaaaacaaaacaaaatgtaacatTTGACTGTCCTAATGCAACAACAATTTTTGAAGACTATTAGGTGGCCTCTGCTGGCTTGGGAGTTAAAGAAAGGTACCTCTAACTCTGGGAGATGCAGCCCAGCCCCCAGTGTCCAGGCCGGGGATTTGCATCCAGGCCGGGGCCACACAGCTGAGCATGTGGCCTGGTTATTGAGAGAAGAGCCAGCAGTATGTTAAGTTAATCACACTTAAATTGTTTGAGCATGGCTTTTCTCTGATAGGCATGTATCGTTTTAAGATAACCCATGTTTCCCACAGGTTCCAGTGTGTACAACCTAATCATAACATTTGCCTATTTTTAGAATGAGTAGTCCAGGTACTTAAAATAGCAGGAATTTCGATGGCAGCCACATAAAATGTTTGTATTAATAGAACTTCCCCCTCATCTCTACTGTAATAGTATCAAAGCACTTTGTTTATGGTCATATTTAGGGAGAAATTAAGTAGATCCTTATCAAATTaacttaaattctgtttttagaGAGGGGACTGGTGTTTCTCTTCCAGACAGTTGTGGTTCTTTCCTTCTCAGGCCTATAATGCCAAGAACAAAAGCTTTGAAGATCCTCCAAACCATGCCCGTAGCCCTGGAaataaagggaaagggaaggggaaaggtaCGTTGTTACTCCATGGGCTTCTTTTCAAGTCCGTCTCTTATAACTTGGTTTCTCATGAATCAGTCAGTACAAAAGAGCAGCCTCTGATGTTACCTCACTGTGCTGCTACCACCTCGAAATGAGGCCTCTCTGAATCACCAGGGTGTTTGAAGAGAGCAAGTTAGGGCCCTCATCTGACTCGGGGCCTGTCTCCTGCAGGGAAAAGCAGGGCAAAGTCTCAAACGTGTGAGCCGAGCGAGCTGGAGACAGAAATAAAACTGCCTAAGCTGCGGACCCTGGATGTGTTTTCTGGCTGTGGGGGGTTGTCGGAAGGATTCCACCAAGCAGGTACGCTCCAGGTTTTCTCTCCACACAACTAGTAAAACTGGATTGGTCAGACTCTGCCTGGAAGACCGTTCTGGCTCTGATCACAGTTCTGACTAAAGAATCTCATGTAAGGGGGTTCACAGCACATCTTTGTCCTCGTGTCCACCAGGCATCTCGGAAACGCTGTGGGCTATCGAGATGTGGGATCCCGCGGCCCAGGCGTTCCGGCTGAACAATCCAGGGTCTACAGTGTTCACAGAGGATTGCAACGTCCTGCTGAAGCTGGTCATGGCCGGGGAGGTGACCAACTCCCGCGGCCAGAAGCTGCCTCAGAAGGGAGACGTGGAGATGCTGTGCGGTGGGCCGCCCTGCCAAGGCTTTAGTGGCATGAACCGCTTCAACTCTCGAACCTACTCCAAGTTcaagaactccctggtggtctcCTTCCTCAGGTAAACAGAGTAGAAGCCCCTCTGCATTTGGTGCTGCCAGGGTGACTCGTCGCTGGCCCCCAGGGCTGTGGTGCAGGTGTGCCAGGGCCGAGCAGCAACTGCTTTAGCCTTTGCACCTGCTGGAGGCCTTGTGCTAAGTGAGACGCTGGTCTCTGCCTTGAGGAAGTTCATGGCTCCCCCTCTGACAGGGAGAAACCTTGAGTTGGTCAGTGCATCCTGACAAATGTCAGGCATTTGGGAGTGGCTTCTGGCAGAGTACGTCTTCCTCCTCCCTCGGCGTGTGGGGCTGACTCTCGTCGTCTCCCCTTCCCACAGCTACTGTGACTACTACCGGCCCCGGTACTTCCTCCTGGAGAATGTCAGGAACTTCGTCTCCTTTAAGCGCTCCATGGTGCTGAAGCTCACGCTCCGCTGCCTGGTCCGCATGGGCTACCAGTGTACCTTTGGCGTGTTGCAGGTGGGCCCCGGGCTGGGGCAGAGCGGGCGGGTGCCTGGGGCCAGAGAACAGGGCCGGTGGTCCCTGGCCTGCAGGAAACTGTCCCTCACCGAAAATAGAGCTCAGAGGGACAGGCCGTAGTGTGGTGACCTGCAGTGCGGGCGAGGGCGGGGGTGATGGCCACCGGGGcccgggccccccacccccccaccccgtgagGCTTGCGGTGCCTGcccgcccctccctgcctcccccattcAGCCTTCATAGTGTCTCGGCCCCACCCAGCAAGCCTTGTCGGCAGCCGTGTTCTGTCCCTTGTGACCGTTGGCTGCCAGGCAGGTGGCACGACTTCTGGTGCCTACTCTGGCCGCTCTTCTCCCCAAGCGCTGAGACCGTGGCGTCCCTCACGTGCTGTTTAAAGAGCCGGCTGGGAGTGCCAGCGGGGCTCACTCCCATCTTCCGGGGCTAGCAGCCACCTCCTAGGATCTCTCGTCCTAGGCGCGAGCCCGTGGGTTAACTAGGGGCTCCTGGGGTGAGCGTCACACCAGCCAGCCGCCCCAGAGTGTCAGGTGCTACATACAGACCCCAGCCCTCGGCCCGGCTGGTTGGGGGTGCCCgctgactgtgtgtgtgtctggcccTCCCCTGCGCAGGCTGGTCAGTACGGCGTGGCCCAGACGCGAAGGCGGGCCATCGTCCTGGCTGCGGCCCCCGGAGAGCAGCTCCCGCTGTTCCCAGAGCCGCTGCACGTGTTTGCGCCCCGGGCCTGCCAGCTGAGCGTCGTGGTCGACGACAAGAAGTTTGTCAGCAACATCACCAGGTAGGAGCCCCTGCCCACCCGCTGTCGTGGCGCTTACGAGCCTTCCCCGGAGGCCTGGTGCGGAGGGCCCTCTGAGGAGGCTGGGCCGAGCGGAAGGTGTTATCGAGCAGCAGGCGGCCCTGGGTCCCGCCTGCCCTGAGGGTGCTGTGCCCCCGCTGGTCTCGTGCTGACCCCGAGTGCCCCGTGTGCAGGGCCGTGGCCGCAAGCCTGGCTGTAGTCACAGGCAGAGCCCACGCTATAGCCTGTCCCTCGGCAGACAGGGTCTGAGGAGAATGCTGCCCCTGTGACCTTGGGCGGCCCTTTGACCCTGAGTCGTGTTGCCTTCTCTGGAGAAGATTGGTGCCCGTCGTCGGGGGCTGGCAACTGTGACTCAAGTGACAATAGCCGTGTTTGTCCCCAGAGGTGCCATGATCTGTGCTCTGTTGCAGGTTGAGCTCGGGTCCGTTCCGAACCATCACTGTGCGGGACACAATGTCTGACCTCCCCGAGATCCGGAACGGAGCCTCGGCGCAGGAGATCTCGTACAACGGGGAGCCTCAGTCCTGGTTCCAGAGGCAGCTCCGGGGCTCGCAGTACCAGCCCATCCTCAGGGACCACATCTGTAAGGTAGCGTCACCTCCATGAAGCAGGGCTCCTTCCAGCAGCCTCTCAGGAACAGATCTGTGGTTGGCTGGGGCTTAGGTGGGAAGCGGGATCTGATCTCAGCCCCCTTCCAGCTCCTTCTGCTCTTGGCCCCTCACCCAAACCACTGTTACCTCCACTAGCCCCCAGCCTTACCGCCTCACTGTCTCTTGCTTCTCTTCCTgcacccccaccaccactgcAGCACTTGGTCGTAGAAAGTGTCAGCTTACAGCCTTCCTATAATAGGTCTAGGATGGTGTGTCTGGCTATTGCCTCGTATGACTGACCTTGTTTCTCAGCCCTGCATCTCTCAATGGCATCGAAGCCCAGCTCTCCCACAGCCGGCTCAGCTCAGACGTCACCTCCTCAGAAGCCCTCCCCGTGCTTGCCGGAAGCCATCCCTTCACCCGCTCCCCCCTCATTCCACGTCCCTGCTCTGGTGTCTTCACGGCACGTGTGTAACCCCAGGTTGTTGACTGGGGTTACTGTTTGTCTCCCTCGGTGGGATAGAAGCCACCTGGGGGCTCCTGGTCACCGTGGTGCGCCCAGTGCCTAGCACGATGGCGCCCAGTCCTCTGCACGTGCTCAGCTGTTCCCCGAACCAGGCAACAGCTGGGCCTGCTGTGCTCTTGCAGGACATGAGCGCCTTGGTGGCCGCCCGCATGCGGCACATCCCTCTGGCCCCGGGCTCAGACTGGCGTGACCTGCCAAACATCGAGGTGCGGCTCTCCGATGGCACCTTGGCCAGGAAGCTTCGATACAACTACCACGACAAGAAGAatggctgcagcagcagcagggcccTCCGAGGGGTCTGCTCCTGTGTGGAAGGTGGGACCCCGCCCCCCTTGCACCCTGGCCGCCTGATGTGGCTTCCTCAAGTTTGGTGTGAAGCCCCCATGCCCCTTAGGTTCTGCCGCGGTGCGATGGGCTCGGGCAGGAGCACAGTCTTTGGGGTTTCCCAGCAGGAGGCACCATGGCTGCTGCTCAGTAACCCGGCAGCCCCAGGTGGGGCGCAGACCCACCAAGCCTGGGTGTCCGCACTCTAAGCCGCTGCTGAGAGCAGGGTCTCTGGTAAAGCTTTGCCCAGCAAGTGGGGGCTGTCGGCTGCTGTGTCCTCCTGCTCTGTCACCACACCCCATCGCAGCCCTCTCTTCCAACAGGCAAGGCCTGTGACCCTGCGGCCAGACAGTTCAACACCCTCATCCCCTGGTGCTTGCCCCACACTGGGAACAGGCACAACCACTGGGCCGGCCTCTACGGGCGGCTCGAGTGGGACGGCTTCTTCAGCACGACCGTCACCAACCCTGAGCCCATGGGCAAGCAGGTGGGTCCGAGGGCCGCgtgggcctgggaggggccggAAGCACAGGCTTGGTGGGTGGGCCGGCCCTCCTTGCCTCCTCCTGTCTCTGTGCCATGGCCCGGGGTGGGCTTCCCGTGGCCCCGTCTAGTTCCCTTGCCCAGTGTACCTCTCGCCCCCAGGGCCGCGTGCTGCACCCCGAGCAGCACCGTGTCGTGAGCGTGAGGGAGTGTGCCCGCTCCCAGGGCTTCCCCGACACCTACCGGCTGTTCGGCAACATCCTGGACAAGCACCGGCAGGTCAGTGGAACAGGGTCAGCCCGGGTCTCCCGCCAGAGGAGGGGCCGACTGGCAACTCCCACGAAGCAGCCCCTGGTGGGAGGGAGACCAGGGTGGATTGAGTCAGTGCAGAGCTCGACTCACACTGTCACTTCTGAGGGGAGGCTGAGCCCCCAGAGCTTGTTGGCTGACTGGCCTCGGCACTCCCGGGAGGGCTGTGGTCAGGAAGGAGGGATCCCGTCCCTGGGGCCCAGGGCGCTCATGGGTCGAGCAGAGTCACCGAGTATGTTGGTTGCCGTTGACAGCTGAGGCAAATTTAGCTCAAAGGAAAGTGCCAGCACATTGCACAGAGCAGACTAAATACACGGTA is a genomic window of Hippopotamus amphibius kiboko isolate mHipAmp2 chromosome 15, mHipAmp2.hap2, whole genome shotgun sequence containing:
- the DNMT1 gene encoding DNA (cytosine-5)-methyltransferase 1 isoform X5, translating into MAEKNKSPKPVSKLYMPRRSKSDGETKSAEVSSSPRITRQTTRQTTITSHFTRGPAKRKPEEDPEKAKSDDSVDEEEKDQEEKRRRVTSRERVAGPLPTEEPGRVRLGTHVEEERDDKEEKRLRSQTKELTPKQKPKEEPDRDARPGGAEAETNEGEDKDEKRHRSQPKDLASKRRPEEKEPERLKPQVSDEKDEDEKEEKRRRTTCKEPTEKKMARTKMAVVSSKTDPLKCIECGQYLDDPELRYEQHPPDAVEEIQLLTNERLSIFDANESGFESYDDFPQHKVTCFSVYCKRGHLCPIDTGLIEKDVELLFSGSAKPIYEDDPSPEGGVSGKNLGPINEWWIAGFDGGEKALLGFSTSFAEYILMDPSPEYAPLFSVMQEKIYISKIVVEFLQKNPDSTYEDLINKIETTVPPSMLNLNRFTEDSLLRHAQFVVEQVESYDRAGDSDEQPIFLTPCMRDLIKLAGVTLGKRRAERRQTIRHPAKEKDKGPTKATTTKLVYQIFDTFFAEQIEKDDKEDKENAFKRRRCGVCEICQQPECGKCKACKDMVKFGGSGRSKQACQKRRCPNMAMKEADDDEEVDDNIPEMPSPKKMHQGKKKKQNKDRIFWVGDAVKTDGKKSYYKKVCIDSETLEVGDCVSVIPDDSSKPLYLARVTALWEDSSNGQMFHAHWFCAGTDTVLGATSDPLELFLVDECEDMQLSYIHSKVQVVYKGPSENWALEGGVDPEALMSQDDGKTYFYQLWYDQDYARFESPPKTQPTEDNKYKFCASCARLAEMRQKEIPRVMEQLEDLDGRVLYSLATKNGIQYRVGDGVYLPPEAFTFNIKLSSPVKRPRKEPVDEALYPEHYRKYSDYIKGSNLDAPEPYRIGRIKEIFCIKKSNGRPNETDIKIRVNKFYRPENTHKSTPASYHADINLLYWSDEEAVVDFKAVQGRCTVEYGEDLPECLQDFSAGGPDRFYFLEAYNAKNKSFEDPPNHARSPGNKGKGKGKGKSRAKSQTCEPSELETEIKLPKLRTLDVFSGCGGLSEGFHQAGISETLWAIEMWDPAAQAFRLNNPGSTVFTEDCNVLLKLVMAGEVTNSRGQKLPQKGDVEMLCGGPPCQGFSGMNRFNSRTYSKFKNSLVVSFLSYCDYYRPRYFLLENVRNFVSFKRSMVLKLTLRCLVRMGYQCTFGVLQAGQYGVAQTRRRAIVLAAAPGEQLPLFPEPLHVFAPRACQLSVVVDDKKFVSNITRLSSGPFRTITVRDTMSDLPEIRNGASAQEISYNGEPQSWFQRQLRGSQYQPILRDHICKDMSALVAARMRHIPLAPGSDWRDLPNIEVRLSDGTLARKLRYNYHDKKNGCSSSRALRGVCSCVEGKACDPAARQFNTLIPWCLPHTGNRHNHWAGLYGRLEWDGFFSTTVTNPEPMGKQGRVLHPEQHRVVSVRECARSQGFPDTYRLFGNILDKHRQVGNAVPPPLAKAIGLEIKRCMLARARESASVKIKEETAKD
- the DNMT1 gene encoding DNA (cytosine-5)-methyltransferase 1 isoform X6; protein product: MPARTAPARVPTLASRAFSLPDDVRRRLKDLERDSLTEKECVKEKLNLLHEFLQTEIKNQLCDLETKLHKEELSEEGYLAKVKSLLNKDLSLENGAHAFSREVNGCLENGSQTSGEDRRVEMAEKNKSPKPVSKLYMPRRSKSDGETKSAEVSSSPRITRQTTRQTTITSHFTRGPAKRKPEEDPEKAKSDDSVDEEEKDQEEKRRRVTSRERVAGPLPTEEPGRVRLGTHVEEERDDKEEKRLRSQTKELTPKQKPKEEPDRDARPGGAEAETNEGEDKDEKRHRSQPKDLASKRRPEEKEPERLKPQVSDEKDEDEKEEKRRRTTCKEPTEKKMARTKMAVVSSKTDPLKCIECGQYLDDPELRYEQHPPDAVEEIQLLTNERLSIFDANESGFESYDDFPQHKVTCFSVYCKRGHLCPIDTGLIEKDVELLFSGSAKPIYEDDPSPEGGVSGKNLGPINEWWIAGFDGGEKALLGFSTSFAEYILMDPSPEYAPLFSVMQEKIYISKIVVEFLQKNPDSTYEDLINKIETTVPPSMLNLNRFTEDSLLRHAQFVVEQVESYDRAGDSDEQPIFLTPCMRDLIKLAGVTLGKRRAERRQTIRHPAKEKDKGPTKATTTKLVYQIFDTFFAEQIEKDDKEDKENAFKRRRCGVCEICQQPECGKCKACKDMVKFGGSGRSKQACQKRRCPNMAMKEADDDEEVDDNIPEMPSPKKMHQGKKKKQNKDRIFWVGDAVKTDGKKSYYKKVCIDSETLEVGDCVSVIPDDSSKPLYLARVTALWEDSSNGQMFHAHWFCAGTDTVLGATSDPLELFLVDECEDMQLSYIHSKVQVVYKGPSENWALEGGVDPEALMSQDDGKTYFYQLWYDQDYARFESPPKTQPTEDNKYKFCASCARLAEMRQKEIPRVMEQLEDLDGRVLYSLATKNGIQYRVGDGVYLPPEAFTFNIKLSSPVKRPRKEPVDEALYPEHYRKYSDYIKGSNLDAPEPYRIGRIKEIFCIKKSNGRPNETDIKIRVNKFYRPENTHKSTPASYHADINLLYWSDEEAVVDFKAVQGRCTVEYGEDLPECLQDFSAGGPDRFYFLEAYNAKNKSFEDPPNHARSPGNKGKGKGKGKSRAKSQTCEPSELETEIKLPKLRTLDVFSGCGGLSEGFHQAGISETLWAIEMWDPAAQAFRLNNPGSTVFTEDCNVLLKLVMAGEVTNSRGQKLPQKGDVEMLCGGPPCQGFSGMNRFNSRTYSKFKNSLVVSFLSYCDYYRPRYFLLENVRNFVSFKRSMVLKLTLRCLVRMGYQCTFGVLQAGQYGVAQTRRRAIVLAAAPGEQLPLFPEPLHVFAPRACQLSVVVDDKKFVSNITRLSSGPFRTITVRDTMSDLPEIRNGASAQEISYNGEPQSWFQRQLRGSQYQPILRDHICKDMSALVAARMRHIPLAPGSDWRDLPNIEVRLSDGTLARKLRYNYHDKKNGCSSSRALRGVCSCVEGKACDPAARQFNTLIPWCLPHTGNRHNHWAGLYGRLEWDGFFSTTVTNPEPMGKQGRVLHPEQHRVVSVRECARSQGFPDTYRLFGNILDKHRQVGNAVPPPLAKAIGLEIKRCMLARARESASGTLKSRRRLLRTSFALPSPLFLAPEIPNVH
- the DNMT1 gene encoding DNA (cytosine-5)-methyltransferase 1 isoform X1; translation: MPARTAPARVPTLASRAFSLPDDVRRRLKDLERDSLTEKECVKEKLNLLHEFLQTEIKNQLCDLETKLHKEELSEEGYLAKVKSLLNKDLSLENGAHAFSREVNGCLENGSQTSGEDRRVEMAEKNKSPKPVSKLYMPRRSKSDGETKSAEVSSSPRITRQTTRQTTITSHFTRGPAKRKPEEDPEKAKSDDSVDEEEKDQEEKRRRVTSRERVAGPLPTEEPGRVRLGTHVEEERDDKEEKRLRSQTKELTPKQKPKEEPDRDARPGGAEAETNEGEDKDEKRHRSQPKDLASKRRPEEKEPERLKPQVSDEKDEDEKEEKRRRTTCKEPTEKKMARTKMAVVSSKTDPLKCIECGQYLDDPELRYEQHPPDAVEEIQLLTNERLSIFDANESGFESYDDFPQHKVTCFSVYCKRGHLCPIDTGLIEKDVELLFSGSAKPIYEDDPSPEGGVSGKNLGPINEWWIAGFDGGEKALLGFSTSFAEYILMDPSPEYAPLFSVMQEKIYISKIVVEFLQKNPDSTYEDLINKIETTVPPSMLNLNRFTEDSLLRHAQFVVEQVESYDRAGDSDEQPIFLTPCMRDLIKLAGVTLGKRRAERRQTIRHPAKEKDKGPTKATTTKLVYQIFDTFFAEQIEKDDKEDKENAFKRRRCGVCEICQQPECGKCKACKDMVKFGGSGRSKQACQKRRCPNMAMKEADDDEEVDDNIPEMPSPKKMHQGKKKKQNKDRIFWVGDAVKTDGKKSYYKKVCIDSETLEVGDCVSVIPDDSSKPLYLARVTALWEDSSNGQMFHAHWFCAGTDTVLGATSDPLELFLVDECEDMQLSYIHSKVQVVYKGPSENWALEGGVDPEALMSQDDGKTYFYQLWYDQDYARFESPPKTQPTEDNKYKFCASCARLAEMRQKEIPRVMEQLEDLDGRVLYSLATKNGIQYRVGDGVYLPPEAFTFNIKLSSPVKRPRKEPVDEALYPEHYRKYSDYIKGSNLDAPEPYRIGRIKEIFCIKKSNGRPNETDIKIRVNKFYRPENTHKSTPASYHADINLLYWSDEEAVVDFKAVQGRCTVEYGEDLPECLQDFSAGGPDRFYFLEAYNAKNKSFEDPPNHARSPGNKGKGKGKGKSRAKSQTCEPSELETEIKLPKLRTLDVFSGCGGLSEGFHQAGISETLWAIEMWDPAAQAFRLNNPGSTVFTEDCNVLLKLVMAGEVTNSRGQKLPQKGDVEMLCGGPPCQGFSGMNRFNSRTYSKFKNSLVVSFLSYCDYYRPRYFLLENVRNFVSFKRSMVLKLTLRCLVRMGYQCTFGVLQAGQYGVAQTRRRAIVLAAAPGEQLPLFPEPLHVFAPRACQLSVVVDDKKFVSNITRLSSGPFRTITVRDTMSDLPEIRNGASAQEISYNGEPQSWFQRQLRGSQYQPILRDHICKDMSALVAARMRHIPLAPGSDWRDLPNIEVRLSDGTLARKLRYNYHDKKNGCSSSRALRGVCSCVEGKACDPAARQFNTLIPWCLPHTGNRHNHWAGLYGRLEWDGFFSTTVTNPEPMGKQGRVLHPEQHRVVSVRECARSQGFPDTYRLFGNILDKHRQVGNAVPPPLAKAIGLEIKRCMLARARESASVKIKEETAKD